In the Scyliorhinus torazame isolate Kashiwa2021f chromosome 4, sScyTor2.1, whole genome shotgun sequence genome, one interval contains:
- the LOC140410115 gene encoding apelin receptor B-like — protein MESYYYQMLGNDSDFSHNDTECPIWEWEPSYVLIPCIYLLVFALGLTGNGTVLWASWHSRGKRKSADAFIAHLALADLTFVLTLPLWSVYTALGYHWLFGIFLCKLSSYVVLLNMYSSVFCLTCLSVDRYQAIVRSAPGSAGPGRGPRKRGLWLAAVWAVAGVLALPALVFRRAIEVPGEEEEVGGPGGQMVCDMDLSPLGQDEEVQDVWLAAFGLSSTAVGFVLPFAIMASCYGLIGGTLSSHFQRRERDRRRRLLSVILTLVLAFGLCWLPFHLVKTLATLDGLGLLRLPCPLHALAYISHPYTTCLAYVNSCLNPLLYAWLDPDFRQRCRRALSCRHPPGGRGGGAPSPEPSATPSSSNTRCEAQSFKA, from the coding sequence atggagagttaCTATTACCAGATGTTGGGGAATGACAGCGATTTCTCCCACAATGACACGGAATGCCCGATCTGGGAATGGGAGCCGTCCTACGTGCTGATCCCGTGTATCTACCTGCTGGTGTTTGCCCTGGGTCTGACTGGCAATGGGACTGTGCTGTGGGCATCCTGGCACTCCAGGGGGAAGCGTAAATCTGCTGACGCCTTCATCGCCCACCTGGCCCTGGCTGACCTCACCTTTGTGCTGACCCTGCCGCTGTGGTCTGTCTACACGGCGCTGGGCTACCACTGGCTctttgggatcttcctgtgcaagCTGAGCAGCTACGTGGTGCTGCTGAACATGTACAGCAGCGTCTTCTGCCTGACCTGCCTGAGCGTGGACCGCTACCAGGCCATCGTGCGGAGCGCCCCCGGGTCGGCGGGTCCCGGACGGGGGCCCAGGAAGAGGGGGCTGTGGCTGGCGGCCGTCTGGGCAGTGGCGGGGGTCCTGGCGCTGCCTGCCCTGGTGTTCCGCAGGGCGATCGAGgtgccgggggaggaggaggaggtcgggGGGCCTGGCGGACAGATGGTGTGCGACATGGATCTCTCCCCTCTGGGCCAGGACGAGGAGGTCCAGGACGTGTGGCTGGCAGCATTCGGCCTGTCGTCCACCGCCGTTGGCTTTGTCCTCCCCTTCGCCATCATGGCCTCCTGCTACGGCCTGATTGGCGGCACCCTCTCCAGCCACTTCCAGAGGCGGGAACGGGACCGGCGCAGGCGGCTGCTGTCCGTCATCCTCACCCTGGTGCTGGCGTTCGGGCTCTGCTGGCTGCCCTTCCACCTGGTCAAGACCCTGGCCACCCTGGACGGCCTGGGCCTCCTCCGCCTGCCCTGCCCGCTCCACGCCCTGGCCTACATctcccacccctacaccacctgcCTGGCCTACGTCAACAGCTGCCTCAACCCGCTGCTCTACGCCTGGTTGGACCCCGACTTCCGCCAACGCTGCCGACGCGCCCTGAGCTGCCGACACCCCCCcggtggccggggagggggggcgcccTCGCCTGAGCCCTCCGCCacccccagcagcagcaacacccGGTGCGAGGCGCAGTCCTTCAAGGCCTGA